In Chryseobacterium oryzae, the genomic stretch AGATAATCCTTTCAGATTCTTTATAAAAAATCCGCTTCAGTATAAAATGAAGCGGATTTTTTTATGATTTAAATTTTAAATAATTATTTTTTAGCTTCTCTTCTCTGAGCATCCAAAACTGCTACTGTTGCCAAATTTACGATTTCATCTACACTAGAACGCATCTGTAAAACATGTACAGGCTGTTTCAATCCCATCAAAATAGGTCCGATAACCTGAGCAACCTTCATTCCTCTTATAATTTTGTAAGAAAGGTTTGCAGATTCCAGGTTAGGAAATATAAATGTATTTGCAGGAGTTTGTCCTAATTTAGAAAACGGATAATCGCTTAAATGATCTGCGTTCATAGCAAAATCCGGCTGAATTTCTCCATCAACAATCATTTTAGGATATTTTTCGTGAAGCATACTTACTGCTTTCGCCACTTTTTTAGAAGTTTCGGAGATCGCAGCAAAATTTTCGAATCCAAGCATAGCAATTCTTGGTTCTATGGCAAAAGATTTTACTGTAAACTCTGCCATTTTAGCGATGTTTACCAAATCTTCAGCCGTAGGATTTTGATTGATGGAAGTATCGGCAAAGAAAATAGGTTTCTTTTCAGATAAAATCATCATCATCGCAGCCACTTTATCTACTCCTTTATCTTTTTCTATAATTTCCAGAACAGGACGAAGAACAGAAGTATAATTTTTAGAAAAACCTACAATTAAACCGTCTGTATCACCATGTTTTAGCATTAAAGGTCCGAAATAATCTCTTTGGCGTACAAATCTTTTTGCTTTGTATTCGTTCATTCCTTTTCTCTGACGAAGCTTCCAAAGAGTTTCTCTGTACTTTTTACGGTTTTCTTTTTGGTCATCATCGCTTGGATCTACAATTGGTAAATCTAACTGAATTCCGAAACGCTCCATCTGCTTCTTGATATATTTTTTGTCACCCATAAGAATAGGATGTGCAATTCCTTCTTCGTATAATATCTGAGCAGCTTTCAGTACATTGTATTCCTCGGCATTCCCTAAAGTAATTCTCTTAGGATTTGCTTTAGCGCGGTTCTGCATCATTCTAATCAGCTTTTCATCTCTGCCCATTCTGTCGAGAAGCTGGTTTTCGTACTCGTCGAAATCGGAAATTGTTTTTCTTGCAACCCCACTTTCTATCGCTGCTTTGGCAACTGCACTAGAAACTTTGGTAATCAATCGGTTATCAAACGGTTTCGGAATAAAATATTCTCTACCGAATTGTAAATTCTTTAAATTATAAGCTAAAACAACCGCTTCCGGAACAGGCTCTTTTGCCAAATCGGCAATGGCATGAACAGCGGCAAGCTTCATTTCTTCGTTAATTCCTCTTGACTGAACGTCCAAAGCTCCACGGAAAATATAAGGAAAACCTAAAACATTGTTTACCTGATTAGGAAAATCGCTTCTTCCCGTTGCCATAATAACGTCTTTTCTTGTAGCAACAGCCAAATCGTAAGAAATTTCCGGATCCGGATTTGCCAATGCAAAGACGATAGGATTTTCGTTCATACTGCTGATCATTTCAGCCGTCATGATATTTCCTTTAGACAAGCCAATAAAAACATCGGAACCTTTTAAGGCTTCTTCAAGAGTATCGATATCTGTCTGAGCAATAAAATCTATTTTCTCTGGCGTAAGGTTTTCTCTTTTATGATTAATAACTCCTTTGCTATCGCACATTAAAACATTCTCTCTTTTCAGACCTAAAGAAATATAAAGATTAGTACAAGCAATGGCTGCAGCTCCTGCTCCATTTACCACCATTTTTACTTCTTCAATTTTTTTATTGGCAATCTGAAGTGCATTAATGAGTGCCGCTGCAGAAATAATAGCGGTACCGTGCTGGTCGTCGTGCATTAAAGGAATATCTAATTCCTCCTTCAATTTTTGTTCTATATAAAAAGCTTCTGGTGCTTTAATATCTTCTAGGTTGATTCCTCCGAAAGTGGGAGCAATACCTTTAACAATCTGTATAAATTTATCTGGATCTTTTTCGTTGATTTCAATATCGAAAACGTTGATATCTGCAAAAATTTTAAATAGAAGTCCTTTTCCTTCCATTACGGGCTTTGAAGCTTCCGCACCGATGTCTCCCAACCCTAAAACAGCTGTTCCGTTAGAAATAACTGCCACCAAATTGCCTTTTCCAGTATAATCATATACTGTTTCCGGCTTATCGTGGATTTCCATACAAGGTACAGCCACACCCGGAGAATATGCCAAAGATAAATCTCTTTGTGATGAATGGGGTTTGGAAGGAATAACCTCTATCTTACCTTTTGGTTCTGCTTTATGATAATCTAACGCTGCCTGATTAAATTTTGCTTCGTCGCGATTGTTTTTGCTTGCCATAAATTTTTTCTTTTTTTAAAGTATATATTGTATGTGGTAATTCACAAGACTTTCGATAGGCTTCTGAACAATTTGTCCCACATTAAGATGAAGTTCTGATGCTGCAGAACGTAAAATATCTTCGTAATAATAGGCGATAGATCCTATAAAATTGATTTCCGCAGTTTGCGATTCTTCATAAGAAAGCACATGATAATCGAAAAAATTCTTCATTTCTTCTAAAATCATCTGTCTGAAATAAGGATGTTCTTTTCTTTCTACCACAAATTTATTGAAATCTGCCAAATATGCGTTGGGTCTAGAACCGTGGTACATATTTTTCAAGGCTTCTTCTATGGTTAAATGATAGGTATTTTCGAACTCAGAATGTAAATCGGAAGGAAGTTTCTGCATAAAAAACCTTCTTACCACCTGTTTTCCTATCGCACTTCCGCTACCTTCATCACCCATGAGAAAACCCAGTGAAGGAAGTTTTATTTTCACTTTCTTCCCATCAAAAAAACAAGAATTAGAACCCGTGCCCAGAATACAGACAATAGCAGGGTTGCCTCTGTAAGCTGCA encodes the following:
- a CDS encoding NADP-dependent malic enzyme produces the protein MASKNNRDEAKFNQAALDYHKAEPKGKIEVIPSKPHSSQRDLSLAYSPGVAVPCMEIHDKPETVYDYTGKGNLVAVISNGTAVLGLGDIGAEASKPVMEGKGLLFKIFADINVFDIEINEKDPDKFIQIVKGIAPTFGGINLEDIKAPEAFYIEQKLKEELDIPLMHDDQHGTAIISAAALINALQIANKKIEEVKMVVNGAGAAAIACTNLYISLGLKRENVLMCDSKGVINHKRENLTPEKIDFIAQTDIDTLEEALKGSDVFIGLSKGNIMTAEMISSMNENPIVFALANPDPEISYDLAVATRKDVIMATGRSDFPNQVNNVLGFPYIFRGALDVQSRGINEEMKLAAVHAIADLAKEPVPEAVVLAYNLKNLQFGREYFIPKPFDNRLITKVSSAVAKAAIESGVARKTISDFDEYENQLLDRMGRDEKLIRMMQNRAKANPKRITLGNAEEYNVLKAAQILYEEGIAHPILMGDKKYIKKQMERFGIQLDLPIVDPSDDDQKENRKKYRETLWKLRQRKGMNEYKAKRFVRQRDYFGPLMLKHGDTDGLIVGFSKNYTSVLRPVLEIIEKDKGVDKVAAMMMILSEKKPIFFADTSINQNPTAEDLVNIAKMAEFTVKSFAIEPRIAMLGFENFAAISETSKKVAKAVSMLHEKYPKMIVDGEIQPDFAMNADHLSDYPFSKLGQTPANTFIFPNLESANLSYKIIRGMKVAQVIGPILMGLKQPVHVLQMRSSVDEIVNLATVAVLDAQRREAKK
- a CDS encoding BadF/BadG/BcrA/BcrD ATPase family protein gives rise to the protein MVAIVDGGSTKCDWVILDDFNKIFLKTETIGFNPNNIAADLIVPEIEKNINLCSVRNSITKIFFYGSGCGVAENCATIERELRKFFHKAENLIVKEDLTAAAYAAYRGNPAIVCILGTGSNSCFFDGKKVKIKLPSLGFLMGDEGSGSAIGKQVVRRFFMQKLPSDLHSEFENTYHLTIEEALKNMYHGSRPNAYLADFNKFVVERKEHPYFRQMILEEMKNFFDYHVLSYEESQTAEINFIGSIAYYYEDILRSAASELHLNVGQIVQKPIESLVNYHIQYIL